One genomic window of Gossypium hirsutum isolate 1008001.06 chromosome D11, Gossypium_hirsutum_v2.1, whole genome shotgun sequence includes the following:
- the LOC107961874 gene encoding probable pectate lyase P59, translated as MAAHSYSLFLLISLSFVVQIPTPQAHIAEYDDYWKARKLEAIENLNKAYHPNPEEVVHHYNDQFAKTMIKLNSTRRVLKGTKENGPCEITNPVDSCWRCDPNWEKNRKRLADCAPGFARGTTGGKEGEFYVVTDPSDDILNPKPGTLRHAVIQRRPLWITFKGSMIITLEQELIITSNKTIDARGANVQIAKGAGITVQFVKNVIIHGLHIHHIITGTGGTIRDAEDHFGLRTASDGDGISLFGATNIWLDHLSVTNCSDGLIDVIQGSTAVTISNCHFTDHNEVLLFGASDSYTEDQKMQITVALNHFGKGLVERMPRCRHGFIHVVNNDYTHWLMYAIGGSRNPTIISQGNRYTASSTFASREVTKRVFAPPEVWKKWNWISEGDHFENGAFFVSSGDPKASKKYGTNKMMPFNPGEMAPKLTKYAGTLNCKPGKPC; from the exons ATGGCTGCTCATAGTTATAGCTTGTTTCTCTTAATTTCCTTGTCTTTTGTTGTCCAAATCCCAACCCCTCAAGCTCACATTGCTGAATATGACGATTATTGGAAGGCACGGAAATTGGAAGCCATTGAGAACCTGAACAAGGCTTATCACCCCAATCCTGAGGAGGTGGTCCACCATTACAACGACCAATTTGCCAAAACCATGATTAAGCTTAATAGCACCAGAAGGGTGTTGAAGGGAACGAAAGAAAATGGTCCATGTGAAATAACCAACCCCGTTGATAGCTGCTGGCGGTGTGATCCTAACTGGGAAAAAAACAGGAAGAGGCTGGCCGATTGTGCCCCTGGATTTGCTCGTGGTACTACCGGTGGAAAGGAGGGTGAGTTTTACGTGGTCACTGACCCTTCTGATGATATTCTTAACCCCAAACCTGGAACTCTGCGTCATGCTGTCATCCAAAGAAGACCACTTTGGATCACTTTCAAAGGATCCATGATCATCACCCTGGAACAGGAGCTCATTATTACAAGCAACAAGACCATTGATGCTAGGGGAGCCAATGTGCAGATTGCTAAGGGTGCTGGTATTACGGTCCAGTTTGTCAAGAACGTCATTATCCATGGCCTCCATATCCATCACATTATTACCGGCACTGGTGGCACCATCAGGGATGCTGAAGACCACTTCGGGTTAAGGACTGCCAGCGACGGAGATGGGATCTCTCTGTTCGGAGCAACCAACATTTGGCTCGACCATCTTTCGGTTACCAATTGCTCCGATGGTCTTATCGATGTTATTCAGGGTTCCACTGCCGTTACCATTTCCAACTGCCATTTCACTGACCACAATGAG GTGTTGTTGTTCGGAGCAAGCGACTCCTACACTGAGGACCAGAAGATGCAGATAACCGTCGCTTTGAACCACTTCGGTAAAGGATTGGTAGAGAGGATGCCTAGGTGCCGACACGGTTTTATCCATGTCGTCAACAACGACTACACTCACTGGCTCATGTATGCAATAGGCGGCAGTCGCAATCCTACAATTATCAGCCAGGGCAACAGGTATACCGCGTCATCCACCTTCGCGTCTAGGGAGGTGACCAAAAGGGTGTTCGCACCACCCGAAGTGTGGAAGAAATGGAACTGGATATCAGAGGGTGACCATTTCGAGAACGGTGCCTTTTTTGTTTCATCCGGTGATCCCAAAGCCAGCAAGAAATACGGTACCAACAAAATGATGCCTTTCAATCCCGGTGAGATGGCCCCCAAACTCACCAAGTATGCCGGAACACTCAACTGCAAACCCGGCAAGCCTTGCTAA